The region ctttttttctaaaactgaattttaatagatcgaaattgggctattggATTTGAAAGAAATGGCTAAGAACTATCAAACTAGCATTCTGTCAAAAGATAAAACATTGGTGGTGTATTTTTTCTGTCTAAAGCATCTAACACATTCTTTTGACATGGCACGGAACGCCAttgtgttcattttgattaattgcaaatgcattttgtaaagttcctggttcaacttcccagctgcacttgtaaatagccaactggtttgcctccggccagttgggattcttaacagttgttgtagttgttgtgttctgttgtttcgttgattcattggccctgaaaagcccctatgggagaggtcaattaagtatgtattgtattgagAAAGGCAAAGAGAATATATCAAAAAGTTATGAAATGCAACTGATCAGTCTTCTCAAATTGTCAAACTCTAGTAGTCTTGATCTCTTCGCTGTTTTACGCACAGTTATATAAACAACACTACCCGGACATACTCAAGGACATAACCttggattttactcgttaacatCATTAATCGTAGTATTAAAAACTATCATGAGAGTTGATACATAGTGTGTGATACTTCATGACGGttgtaatagaccttttcagcttgtacgttttgttttcccatttcagaccacatgatgttactctagggaacagtgtctttcaaatgtcgtcttatgcacgtgcatatgtatgcataacttatgaaaaaacaaaagaaacattcccttgagaacatcacgtggtctgaaatgggaaaacaaaatgtacaagccgaaaaggtctattaccaCCCATTATGGTGGGTTTCGCATGAGCGCCTAACAGGCCGCACTTGCTTTGCTCCGTTAGgtttaagtttttcttttcttctcctagttttttaaacttttaaagTCACAGAGTAGCTTGACCATGGCCCTGAGTTATACTAGGTCAATTTTGAAGGCTATTTCAACATCTGTTCAAGCATCTCAGCCGCGTTGCCCTTTCGACCTATGGCGACGCCTGATTGATCACGGCATTTCAAGAGCAAAACCAACTCGAAGAGGTTATCGCGGAGGTATACGGAAATGTAAAGCTCTTCACCAACACCAAGATATTCAAGCTGAGTTCGCTAGAGGATCTAGAGACCACTCCTGTATTCTCGACAAGTCATTTCAAGAGGAATCCGGTATAAGTGAAGTAGAAGCTCATTTACATAATGGACCGAGAGAgacattaaatattcaagatgACACCTTTGGAAGAGGGGCTTTGAACAATCACCTAGACCCGCAGGATCCCGCGCGAAACGCATCAAACATCAATCAGCCCATTCGAGACCACTTCGTCCCAAAAATATTATTGGCCAACGTCATGTCTCTGGCACCCAAGATCGTGGAAGTATCGGAGTTTATTCTGCGTAATGACGTTGACCTGGCATGTATTACCGAAACATGGCTGAAAGATCGTATTGCCGACGGTGTAGTACATATCCCTGGCTACTCCATCATTCGCCGAGACAGGAAACTGGTTGAGCATGGAGGGGTCTGTTTGTATATAAAGGACGGATACTCTAAGTATCATGTGATTGACAAGCTCAAATGTTGCGAAGAACACGAAATTCTGTGGGTTCATTTTAGGCCAAAGCGACTCCCTCGAGGGTACTCCTGCTTAATCATAGCAATTGTTTACCATCCTGATCCTTCCGTTGAAAACGACAACAACATAAGGAACCATCTTTCTAGTTCTCTGGCCCTGGCCGAGTCTATATACCCGGATTGTGCATTAGTGGTCTATGGGGACTTCAACCGCTTGAATTTGCAGCTCATAAAGAAGCACTACCATCTTAAACAAATTGTTAAAGTTCCTACGCGGAAAAATGCTGTCTTGGATCTCATTCTCACGAACCTAGCTGGACATTACGCCAATCCTGAAGCATTCCCTCCGTTTGGTCTGTCTGATCATAATACAGTGCTTGCAGCCTCAATGATCAGGGAGGGGCGTATAAAGGCAACGAAGTTCATACTCAAACGTGATCTTCGCCCCAGCCGTAAGGCCGAACTGGGACGCTACCTGAGTGGCATAGACTGGCACAGACTACTTAACGGCCTTGAACGTTGCGAGAACCTACTTGAAGTATTTCAACAAGTGATTTCCACCGGTTTAGACCTTCTTATGCCGCTAAAAAGGGTGCGGATAAATACTCGTGATGCCCCCTGGATGACTAAACAACTAAAATCGTTAATTGTGAAAAGGCAAGAGGCCTTCAAGGAGTACGGAACAGATTCAATCCAGTTCAAATTCTACAGAAACGTAGTCAATCGCAAGAGGAAAATGTGCAAAGCAAAATTTTATGAGACAAAAGTAGAACAGATGAAGCAGAGCGACCCTAAATCgtggtggaaagaagtgaaAAGACTTAGTGGAGCGAGGAATTCCTCCCCTTGCAGTCTGCTTTCTCACTTGGATGTTGATGAGTTGGAGAGTTTACCCTTGAGTGAAGTGGTGGATTATATCAACCACGCCCTACTGGAGCCTCTTGAAGATTACCGGCTAACTGAAGATATCCCAAAACTTCCGTTAGAAAAGGACCAACTTCCAGAATACGAGACTCTCCCGCCTCAACCCTGCAAAAGCCGGCGGTCCTGATGGAATCCCTAATTGGGTATTAAGAGAGTATGCCGAATTCCTTGCATACCCCATATCTGTCATATTGTCTGCCTCCTTTAAGGAACAGCGACTACCGAGTATCTGAAAATTGGCGGATGTCACTCCTCTTCCAAAACAGAAGGCAGTAAAGGAGATCAAAAAGGACCTGCGGCCCATATCGCTTACTCCTTGCATTTCAAAGCTTGCAGAGGACTTGGTTGTCACTGAGTACGTGAAGCCAGCAGTATTGTGTATGCTAGACCCCAGTCAGTTTTGTGCGATACCAAAATCGTCAACAACCCTCGCCCTCCTTGAGATGCTTCACGAGTGGACACAAGGGACTGATGGGAACGGTGCAACTCTGTTGTTTGACTATAAGAAAGCGTTTGATTTAATAGACCATAGCATTTTAGTGAGAAAACTATGTGCGCTTTCCATTCCACCTAGCATTATTAATTGGATTATAGATTTCCTTTTGTGTCGCTCGCAGAGAATTAAACTCACTGAAGGATGTGTATCAGAGTGGAGCACAGTTCCTTCCGGCGTACCTCAAGGGACCAAACTGGGTCCATGGTTGTTTTTAATCATGATTAACGACCTAGTAATTAATAACGCCTCAATTTGGAAATACGTTGACGACACTACGGCATCTGAGGTAATTAGGAAAGGACATGTGAGCAATGCACAAACTATAGCTGACGAAGTAGCTGAATGGTCCAACAGGAACAGagtcaaattaaatattgaaaaatgTAAAGAGCTTCGTATTTCGTTTGCCTCAATCAGTTGTGAGTTCCCTCCTGTTGCTATCGGAGGAGAGCGTATAAAGGTTGTTAGCGATGCTAAACTCTTAGGATTAACCATTCCAAGCGATCTAACTTGGAACGCGCATAGCACAGAGGTAATTAAGAAGGCAGCCAAAAGGCTCTATTTTCTTATCCAGCTCAAAAGAGCCCGAGTTTCCCAGAACGATCTCTGTCTTTTCTACGTCACATGTGTGCGTTCCGTTATTGATTATGCCGCACCTGTCTTCCATTACTCTCTGCCGGCCTATCTCATGCAAGAATTAGAGCGCATTCAGAAGAGGGCGATGCGGATCATCTGCCCTGGCATTGAGTATCAGTATGCACTAGTGCTAGTGAATCTTCCAACCGTAGCGAAAAATCACAATGATATTTGTAGGCGCACTTTTGAGAGTATTTGTAATGACAGCGGCTCGAAACTTAAGAAGCTTTTGCCGCCCCTACACGAGTGTAAATATAAGTTAAGGCACACGCGCACTTTTAACGAACCGAGGTGTAAGACTAACAGAgccaaaaacagttttattatgGCCTCATGCTCTCTGGCGAATAGGTTTTAGATACTATCATCATAAATTTTAGTATtactagtttttatttattattagattttagacattacagtttttgtaaatttttattatagaaCGTAGAATACGCAATTCAGCTCCATGGGCTGCAATGTATtttaataaagtatctatctatctatctatctatctatctatctatctatctatctatctatctatctatctatctatcatgCTTGTTTAAATTACTCCACCCGACGACGGGTTCAATTAAACTGAACTATGCATGTGAACGGAGATTATTTGTTTACAGGGTTGGAGGAATTAAGCAAAAACCTCAAAGTGATTGTTAATAAAAGAAAGTCAAGTTTAAGAATATTTCCACATCACCTGTTGCGACAATTCTAAATGACAAAAactgataatatatagatttaggcaagcctaaaagcggagctcccggcttgtttattcgtactggctataggattagtgaaaataaaaggctttggaactgtccgcctcttggttttcccgaaatttcttaattatgtcattttattcgctgcctaactagtgaattccatggttaatttcacggctgaaaaacggactgatcgcttgaatcacgaggagggatgagtgtgatatcgatttttccagcgaaatctactgtcgaattcaccagttaggcaattaatttttcttgaatcgcaagagtttgagaagaaaacaagcaaatcctcagcaagcgaacggaaaaggaaagaagccatttcagagtcgactgtcaaaagccagcgaataataggaatcacgctaaaattagaactcacagacgtactacagctcgtgatgtgacagatcgtactttatttattccactttatctctgaaaatgagatcatttaaattttgatgtacgtcattgaaacacgccagcttggcttagaaccagaatcggctagaatggacaaacttcaaacacgatctccaacaaattacctgtacgtgctctacacaaacttctgaaaacacaagctggtgatatttctcctaactttttacgagaactcattgcgattacatgtgtagcacataagtgcatgcaaaattttcttgtcactgtcgaggcacatcgaaaaacaattaggcaagcggagtaaaaaaacttcgtgttcgctcgcattttaaagccaaacaaaccagcaaaagatcgattatttctgtccaaaaggagtacagatgattgttatttaattccagttaacaataaaaattcgagtttcattcctgagcaaaggaaaaaacgactaaaccactttttagaaatatgcatccacttgaaataactcatccgtagaaataacaaacggtttagtgtccaagaaaagaatttgtggagtaacttcttccgccaactttaagctattactggtgtaccgttttgtcgttctcgttctctttctctctcctttcgtttctgctcttctgtcataggccgtccaggcatcttgcaaccttagtagattcaaaattaaaaatcttaacacataccaaaaactgcaattcagagcaaaaagcagcccaaaacagatttaaaataaacactcagctttaagtttatatcgctccaatgcttgacttgaataactacgtagccaccaatgtgtccttaccacagctatatcatgttaaacctgga is a window of Montipora capricornis isolate CH-2021 chromosome 13, ASM3666992v2, whole genome shotgun sequence DNA encoding:
- the LOC138028672 gene encoding uncharacterized protein gives rise to the protein MALSYTRSILKAISTSVQASQPRCPFDLWRRLIDHGISRAKPTRRGYRGGIRKCKALHQHQDIQAEFARGSRDHSCILDKSFQEESGISEVEAHLHNGPRETLNIQDDTFGRGALNNHLDPQDPARNASNINQPIRDHFVPKILLANVMSLAPKIVEVSEFILRNDVDLACITETWLKDRIADGVVHIPGYSIIRRDRKLVEHGGVCLYIKDGYSKYHVIDKLKCCEEHEILWVHFRPKRLPRGYSCLIIAIVYHPDPSVENDNNIRNHLSSSLALAESIYPDCALVVYGDFNRLNLQLIKKHYHLKQIVKVPTRKNAVLDLILTNLAGHYANPEAFPPFGLSDHNTVLAASMIREGRIKATKFILKRDLRPSRKAELGRYLSGIDWHRLLNGLERCENLLEVFQQVISTGLDLLMPLKRVRINTRDAPWMTKQLKSLIVKRQEAFKEYGTDSIQFKFYRNVVNRKRKMCKAKFYETKVEQMKQSDPKSWWKEVKRLSGARNSSPCSLLSHLDVDELESLPLSEVVDYINHALLEPLEDYRLTEDIPKLPLEKDQLPEYETLPPQPCKSRRS